Proteins encoded together in one Lathyrus oleraceus cultivar Zhongwan6 chromosome 5, CAAS_Psat_ZW6_1.0, whole genome shotgun sequence window:
- the LOC127080393 gene encoding uncharacterized protein LOC127080393, with protein sequence MENIPFNFGFPINQAEDDDEEHCELSAELTRILEHEQKETRPYQEPVDVINLVSEEVRKEVKIGASLEESVHTELVKLLQEYLDIFVWSYQDMPDLDTNIIEHHLPLKPAKGRPLIIYLTVLDESMGCVLGQHEDTGRKEHVIYYLSKKFTECKTRYSLLEKTCCALAWVARRLRQYMYVTQKVIKGSVISDYLAYQPVEGYQLMRFDFPDEDILFIRDYEIPGPDEGSGPGSRWKLVFDGASNAQGHGIGEIITSPTGFHLRFTTRLCFYCTNNMAEYEACIFGIESSIDLRIKSSRCTRIQLWEENQLADIFATLASIFKVKWKNEVPSIQIEHLDESAYCLVTEAESDDQAWLCDIKRYIEKQEYFENVSIPNKKALRKLLCQVLLEWGRVVQKEL encoded by the exons ATGGAAAATATCCCTTTTAACTTTGGGTTTCCAATTAACCAAGCTGAAGACGACGATGAGGAACATTGTGAGTTGTCGGCTGAACTAACAAGGATCCTTGAGCACGAGCAAAAAGAGACTCGTCCATATCAAGAGCCAGTAGATGTTATCAATCTGGTTTCTGAGGAAGTCAGAAAAGAGGTGAAAATAGGGGCATCCCTTGAAGAGAGTGTGCATACTGAGTTGGTTAAATTGCTTCAAGAGTATTTAGACATCTTCGtttggtcatatcaagatatgcccgATTTAGACACCAACATTATCGAGCATCATTTACCACTCAAGCCTGCAAAAG GTAGGCCTTTGATCATATATCTCACTGTATTAGATGAATCGATGGGATGTGTACTTGGTCAACATGAAGACACAGGCAGAAAAGAACATGTCATTTACTATCTTagcaagaagttcactgagtGCAAGACCAGATATTCACTcttagagaagacttgttgtgctcTAGCTTGGGTTGCTCGACGCCTAAGACAATACATG TATGTTACCCAAAAAGTTATCAAAGGGAGTGTGATATCTGATTATCTTGCTTATCAACCTGTGGAGGGTTATCAATTAATGAGgtttgacttcccagatgaggacaTCTTGTTTATTAGAGATTATGAGATTCCAGGCCCCGACGAAGGATCCGGACCAGGATCGCGATGGAAACTCGTGTTCGATGGTGCTTCAAATGCTCAAGGTCATGGGATTGGGGAAATTATTACTTCTCCAACTGGCTTTCACCTTCGATTCACTACAAGATTATGTTTTTattgcaccaacaatatggcagaatatgaagcatgtatctttGGCATTGAATCATCCATTGATCTAAGAATCAAATCCTCGAGGTGTACGAGGATTCAACTCTG GGAAGAGAATCAGTTAGCAGACATTTTCGCTACCTTGGCATCCATTTTCAAAGTCAAGTGGAAAAATGAAGTGCCTTCAATCCAAATTGAACACCTGGATGAATCTGCATATTGTCTAGTAACTGAGGCAGAATCTGATGATCAAGCTTGGTTATGCGACATTAAAAGGTATATAGAGAAACAAGAGTACTTTGAAAATGTATCCATCCCTAATAAGAAGGCTTTGAGAAAACTCTTATGCCAAGTTCTTCTTGAATGGGGACGTGTTGTACAAAAGGAATTATGA